The stretch of DNA CCGTCCTCGTAATGCTCGAGAAGCTGTTTCTGAAACGCGAGGATCTCGCAGCCGAGGTCGTACGACAGCGGCAGCCGTTCGGAGTACCACGAGGGGACGGTCGGCCGCGCGCTCGTCCGGTCGACGTAGACCTTCGAGCCGCGCCGGTACTGGTACTCGAAGTGGTCGCCCCCGAGGACGAAGACGTCGCCCTTCTCGAGGGTGTCGAGGTAGCTTTCGTCTAGCTGGCCGACCCACTCGTCGCTCGCGCGGGTGTAGACGTCGCAGGTAAAGGAGTCGGGGATGGTGCCGATGTTCGTCATGTAGATCACCCGCGCCAGCCGTCCCCGTTTGCCGATCAGGGGCTGGCCGACGGGGTACTCCTCGTGGTGGTGCTCTCCGTCAGGTGGGTCGTTTTCGTCACACCAGATCTTCGCGTAGACGTTCTTGTCCTCTAAACCGGCGTAGTCGGCGGTGAGATAGCGCACGAGCGACTCCCACTCCTCCTCGGAGTAGTTCCGGTAGGGGTAGGCTCGCCGCAGAATGTCTTTGATTTCCGACTCCGGCCGAATCTCGGCGATCGCCATCCCGTAGACGTGTTGGGCCGCGACGTCCTGGGCGTTCTCCGGGATCGACACCGAGTCGACGAATCCGTCCTCGGCCTTCTTCAGCATCACGGCACACTCGAGCAGTTCGTCCCGATCGAGCGCGATTACTCGCCCGGTGACGGTCTGGCCGACGCGATGCCCTGCACGGCCGACCCGCTGGAGGAGCGCGGCGACGGATTTCGGCGAGCCGACCTGGACGACGAGGTCGACGTGGGGCATGTCGATCCCCAGTTCCAGCGAGGTCGAGGAGGTCACGACGTCGAGACTGCCCTCCTTGAGCCGTGCTTCGACGTCCTGGCGGACCTCTTTCGAGAGGCTTCCGTGGTGGCAGGCGGAGTTGTCCTCGTCGTAGCCGTCGAATCGCTCGCGGAGGTTGTGCAGGACGCGTTCTGCCCCCGACCGCGTGTTCGTGAACACGAGCGTGTTCGTGTGCTCCTGGACGTGCTCGTGGAGCATCCGGTAGAACCGCTCCTGAACGACCTCGCGGGAGGTGTTGATCAGGTCGTCGGTCGGACACTCGAGTTCGAGGTCGAACTCGCGGGCGAAGCGGGCGTCGACGATGTCGTACTCGCGGGACTCCCCACCAGGCCCGTCGCCGTCTCCCGGGTCGCTTCGCTCCCCGCTCGACCGTTCCGAGACGCGTGGCGTCTCGCGACCGACGAGAAACTCTGCAACCCCCTCGAGCGGTTCGATCGTCGCCGAACAGCCGATCCGGGTAATATCGTGGTCGGTCATCGCCTCGAGTCGCTCGAGGCTCACCGAGAGGTGGGTGCCTCGTTTGCCGGCTGCCAGGGAGTGAATCTCGTCGACGATGACGTACTCCACTGTGCGTAGCTTCTCGCGGAACTTCGGCGAGTTCAGCAGGATGGCCAGCGTCTCGGGTGTCGTGTTCAGGATGTGGGGCGTCTCCTCGAGCATCTTCTGACGGTCGCTCGAGGAGGTGTCGCCGTGGCGGATGGCGTGGCGGATCTCGCCCATCTCTTGACCCTCGCGTTCGTCTACGATGGACTCGATCCCCTCGAGTGGCACCTCGAGGTTGCGGTGGATGTCGTTGGCGAGCGATTTGAGCGGGGAGACGTAGAGACAGTAGACGGAGTTTTCCAGTCCCTCTTCGAACTCCCGATCCCGCCGATAGAGTTCGTTGATGATCGCACAGAACGCGCTCAGCGTCTTCCCCGACCCGGTCGGCGCACAGATCAGCGTGTTCTCGCCCTCGTGGACGTTCGGGATCGCCCCCCGCTGTGGTGGCGTGAAGAATCCCTCGTTCTCGGGAACGTACTCGCCGAACTCCTCGAGCCACCACTGCTGTACCGCGGGCTCGAGCAGTTCGAAGACGTCGCCGTCCTCTATCGTGACGGCGTCCGGGTCGAAGGGCAACTCGCCGTCTGCAGGCAACTCGAGGTCCTCGATCCCGTCCATTATCGTCGTCTGGGTAGCGGGCGCGTAAGAGGGTTTGGCCACCGGAGCGGAAGTGAAGCCGGGGCCTCAGATGGCTGCCGCGACGATCGTCACGACGAGAAACGCGTGCCAGGCGACCGCGGCAGCCCTGTACTGTGCCGATTCCGTCGGGATCGGCGGGTTCCGGAACATCGCCTCGTAGACGAAGATCGTCGCGACGATGGCACCCGCTGCGAGCCCCGACAGGAACGCGACGGACGCCGTGAGCCCGATCGCTATCCCGAGCGCGAGGCTGCCCGCGATAGCGACCAGCAGCTTGTCGTAGTAGCCGAGACGACACATACCGGTACTACCGGCCCCACCTTCCAAAGACCCACCGCCGATTACACGTCGATAGGAATCGGACCGGACTATCGAGTCGCTCGAGAGACGAAGACGAATCGAGGAAGAGACCGTCTCGAGACGAACCAGCGAGGAACCACATCTGATCAGATGGTCGTCACTCTCACGCACACATATCAGTCTCGAGCCAGTAGGGACGGACGATGGTCGGCCGTTCCCACGTCTTGCGTGCGGATCTCATCACGGAAACCGTCCGGAAAGAGCGGGTTCCCGAACGGTGGCGACGCCAGTTCCTCGGCGGAAAGGGGATCGGTGCCCGGTACCTCTACGCGGAGCTAGACGCGGGTGTCGACCCCCTCGGGCCGGAGAACGTCCTCGCGTTCTGCGTCGGACCGCTCGCTGGTGCACTCCCTGGCGAGTCCCGATACGCGGCGGTGACGAAGTCGCCGCTGACTGGGCTCTTTCTCGATTCCTACGCGGGCGGGAGCTTCGCCGAACGGCTCGCCGGCTCGCTCGAGGACTGTCTGGCCCTGCTCGTAACCGGCGAGAGCGACGACCCGGTCCGTATCGTCGTCGAGGATGGGACGGCCGAGATCGAACCCGCGGAAACGTGGGGTCGCGATACCGTCGAGACGGCTGCTGCTCATCCCGACGCGGCCACCGCGTGCATCGGTCCCGCCGGAGAGAACGAGGTCCGCTACGCGACGATCGCGTCCGACGCCGGCGACCACCACGCCGGACGCGGCGGTGCCGGAGCCGTCATGGGTTCGAAGCGACTCAAGGCCGTGGTCGCGGCCGGCCCGCCGGCAGAACCCCCAACGCCGGAACTGGCCGGTCTCCGCGAGGAGTACACCGACCGGTACGCAAGCGACGAGACCGGCATCTGGCAGGCCACCAGCGAGACTCTCGAGTCGATCGACTTCGCCGACGAGGTCGACGCCCTCGCGACAGAGGGCTGGCAGAAGAGCGAGTTCGGGGGAACTGGCGATATCGGTATCGACGCCGTCCGGGAGGCCGCGAGCGGGCGCGAATATCCCGACGAGTCGGTGCCAGGGGGCTTTCGTATCGAGACGGACGACGGTGAGACGGTCCCACGCGGTGCGACCCAGATGACCCTCGGCGCGGGACTGGGCATCGACGACTTCGATGTCGTCACCACGCTGGGCGAACGCTGTGACAGACTCGGCGTCGACGTGATCTCCGCGGGCAACGCCGTCGCCTGGGCCGTCCGAGCGAGCCAGGAAGGTGCGATCGACGGCGACCTCGAGTTCGGCGACGGCGACGTGGCACGGGCGCTCATCGAAGCGATCGCGACGGGAGCCGACGCACCCTGCGATCAGCAGGTCGTCGAGACGCTCAGGAGCGGCGTCGACGCAGCCGCGGACCGGTTCGGAACGGGCTCGATTCCCACCGTGAAGGCAATGGAACTGCCGGCGTACGACCCCCGTGCAGCGGCGGGGATGGCACTCGCGTACGCGACGAGCG from Natronobacterium texcoconense encodes:
- a CDS encoding ATP-dependent helicase, whose product is MDGIEDLELPADGELPFDPDAVTIEDGDVFELLEPAVQQWWLEEFGEYVPENEGFFTPPQRGAIPNVHEGENTLICAPTGSGKTLSAFCAIINELYRRDREFEEGLENSVYCLYVSPLKSLANDIHRNLEVPLEGIESIVDEREGQEMGEIRHAIRHGDTSSSDRQKMLEETPHILNTTPETLAILLNSPKFREKLRTVEYVIVDEIHSLAAGKRGTHLSVSLERLEAMTDHDITRIGCSATIEPLEGVAEFLVGRETPRVSERSSGERSDPGDGDGPGGESREYDIVDARFAREFDLELECPTDDLINTSREVVQERFYRMLHEHVQEHTNTLVFTNTRSGAERVLHNLRERFDGYDEDNSACHHGSLSKEVRQDVEARLKEGSLDVVTSSTSLELGIDMPHVDLVVQVGSPKSVAALLQRVGRAGHRVGQTVTGRVIALDRDELLECAVMLKKAEDGFVDSVSIPENAQDVAAQHVYGMAIAEIRPESEIKDILRRAYPYRNYSEEEWESLVRYLTADYAGLEDKNVYAKIWCDENDPPDGEHHHEEYPVGQPLIGKRGRLARVIYMTNIGTIPDSFTCDVYTRASDEWVGQLDESYLDTLEKGDVFVLGGDHFEYQYRRGSKVYVDRTSARPTVPSWYSERLPLSYDLGCEILAFQKQLLEHYEDGGPPRVRAWLREFPLDDDSVRAIARLFDHQLQYAGVESVSTTDRLTIEVERDRDEYERHYYVHSAYGRKFNDGLSRLLAYHCAQEATANVRVAVADNGFVLSMPLNRKVDIEGIVEDLDPDEVREDLRAALNDTDLLQRYFRINATRSLMILKRYKGYEKSASEQQVSSEMLLGFAEDLENFAVIEETYREILEDKLNVAEIEEIVAGIESGEIDLERHLVDSPTPRAFGLATLSASDVVLAEDESAALQAFHEHVLEEIGDESLRGLSSGE
- a CDS encoding aldehyde ferredoxin oxidoreductase family protein; translated protein: MVGRSHVLRADLITETVRKERVPERWRRQFLGGKGIGARYLYAELDAGVDPLGPENVLAFCVGPLAGALPGESRYAAVTKSPLTGLFLDSYAGGSFAERLAGSLEDCLALLVTGESDDPVRIVVEDGTAEIEPAETWGRDTVETAAAHPDAATACIGPAGENEVRYATIASDAGDHHAGRGGAGAVMGSKRLKAVVAAGPPAEPPTPELAGLREEYTDRYASDETGIWQATSETLESIDFADEVDALATEGWQKSEFGGTGDIGIDAVREAASGREYPDESVPGGFRIETDDGETVPRGATQMTLGAGLGIDDFDVVTTLGERCDRLGVDVISAGNAVAWAVRASQEGAIDGDLEFGDGDVARALIEAIATGADAPCDQQVVETLRSGVDAAADRFGTGSIPTVKAMELPAYDPRAAAGMALAYATSDRGGCHRRARPIEEEVFEAWDRDERITAVRTAQDVRSVLWSLVADDFAGETMWSDCGATFLEALNDESDLSYPTDASRLYRTGERIWALVRLFNVREGVDRSADRLPESLFGAGGRLDPDAFERLLDAYYRTRDWGTDGRPTADALERLGLADVRDESTPIGTPFDPIE